In a single window of the Coleofasciculus sp. FACHB-T130 genome:
- a CDS encoding phage Gp37/Gp68 family protein, which yields MSKTDIEWADLVWNIITGCDKVSPGCAFCYAEGIAKRFWGDRKFSDVQFHEDRLLHPLKWKKPQRIFVNSMSDLFHEKVTDEQLDRVFAVTALTPWLTYQILTKRPQRALDYLSARNVSFRIARAACDIRPETSPSELQKRIKPHLPNVWLGVTCENQKTANERIPLLRHCPAAIRFLSCEPLLEEIELFNVDGEVSLAMQALDERETMFPADVIDWVIVGGESGHNARPCHLDWIRSIVSQCQHCETPVFVKQLGSLPLQSQKTETGFTTSDLRLKSKKGGDLEEFPNDLKIREFPES from the coding sequence ATGTCAAAAACTGATATTGAATGGGCAGACCTAGTTTGGAATATCATCACGGGTTGCGACAAGGTGAGTCCTGGTTGTGCGTTTTGCTATGCCGAAGGGATTGCAAAACGCTTCTGGGGCGATCGCAAATTCAGCGACGTGCAATTCCACGAAGACCGATTGCTTCATCCTTTGAAGTGGAAGAAGCCGCAACGAATTTTTGTTAATTCAATGAGCGACTTGTTCCATGAAAAGGTCACAGATGAGCAACTGGATCGGGTATTTGCAGTTACAGCATTGACTCCTTGGCTTACCTATCAAATCCTTACGAAGCGACCACAGAGAGCGCTGGATTATTTGTCAGCTCGTAACGTCAGCTTCAGGATTGCCAGAGCTGCTTGCGATATCCGACCAGAGACAAGTCCTTCTGAATTACAGAAACGCATCAAGCCACACCTACCAAATGTGTGGCTAGGCGTCACCTGCGAGAATCAGAAAACTGCCAACGAGCGAATCCCGCTTCTCCGTCATTGTCCGGCAGCGATTCGCTTTTTAAGTTGTGAGCCGCTGCTGGAAGAGATTGAACTGTTTAATGTTGACGGAGAAGTTTCTCTTGCCATGCAAGCGCTCGACGAACGCGAAACCATGTTTCCAGCAGATGTCATCGACTGGGTAATTGTCGGCGGCGAATCTGGACACAACGCTCGTCCCTGTCATCTTGACTGGATTCGCTCAATTGTCAGCCAATGCCAGCACTGCGAGACTCCAGTTTTTGTCAAACAGCTTGGCAGTCTTCCCCTGCAATCGCAGAAGACAGAAACTGGCTTTACCACATCTGACCTACGCCTTAAAAGCAAGAAGGGCGGGGATCTTGAAGAATTCCCTAATGACTTAAAGATTAGAGAATTCCCAGAAAGCTAA
- a CDS encoding DUF1823 family protein produces MSNLPPLNTETIWAILNDEIDDATVNQLVWQCLGYRYDTGANQWDASEVPPEWRDEYSQPPDFIENRPPTVKLTRSIPAENKQLLKEQLGFKGYKLGEFGPRQTRRATAANWLLSYMQTTR; encoded by the coding sequence ATGTCTAACTTACCGCCGCTGAATACCGAAACGATTTGGGCTATCCTGAACGATGAAATTGATGATGCCACAGTGAACCAACTGGTGTGGCAATGCTTGGGTTATCGCTACGACACAGGGGCGAATCAATGGGACGCGAGCGAAGTTCCCCCAGAATGGCGAGATGAATATTCACAACCGCCTGATTTTATTGAGAACCGTCCACCAACGGTGAAGCTGACTCGCTCGATTCCGGCAGAGAACAAGCAGCTACTAAAAGAACAACTCGGCTTTAAAGGCTACAAATTGGGTGAATTTGGTCCCAGGCAGACTCGTCGGGCAACAGCGGCGAATTGGCTGTTGAGCTATATGCAAACCACCCGTTGA
- a CDS encoding ATP-binding protein, with amino-acid sequence MTKKTANGIIPQSLRLFELLPVLVLANYLHLNEINTVREINAAVVNISGRQRMLSQRTALFALRLVCTKDIAEQEKLRSTLQADLDLMERSHSGLIEGNLEMKLPGQPSSVVRSMYFEPPLNLDQHIRQYIAQARAIAQATPEELTSDNPHLRYILTESSTNLLEALDAVVSQYQQESDIEQLALNIHQAELYEQSCATAAQAVAQSKHLEQALHDLQQVQSQLVEKEKMSNLGCLVAGVAHEINNPVSFIYGNLNYAVDYVQNLLDLVTLYEQECPNPSCLMQEKIAELDIDFLREDLPKVMSSMEIGAKRIHQIVLSLRNFSRNDEQVMQQVNLHEGIDNTLLILQNRLKAHGNHAEIEVIKEYADLPLVECYPGQMSQVFMNLLGNAIDELERYSSETPNKGSISGVRSSDELLNKPSQILIRTELTSSNTIIVRIADNGQGMNEDVKARLFEPFFTTKPVGKGTGLGLSISYQIVVEKHKGSLNCVSVPGQGTEFCIEIPVWHTQEESTLNRRNQLLAS; translated from the coding sequence ATGACAAAAAAGACGGCTAATGGTATAATTCCGCAATCTTTAAGATTATTTGAATTATTGCCGGTACTTGTCTTGGCTAATTATTTACATTTAAACGAAATTAATACAGTGCGGGAAATTAACGCAGCGGTGGTTAATATCAGTGGTCGTCAGCGGATGTTATCTCAACGCACGGCACTGTTCGCCTTAAGACTAGTCTGTACAAAAGATATTGCCGAGCAAGAGAAATTGCGCTCTACTTTGCAAGCTGATCTGGATTTGATGGAACGGTCGCATAGTGGTTTGATCGAGGGCAATCTGGAGATGAAACTACCGGGTCAACCATCATCCGTTGTTCGGTCAATGTACTTTGAGCCACCGCTAAATTTAGACCAGCACATACGCCAATATATCGCGCAAGCGAGAGCGATCGCCCAAGCAACCCCTGAAGAACTAACCTCAGACAATCCGCATCTACGTTACATTCTTACAGAGTCTTCTACCAACCTACTTGAGGCTCTAGATGCAGTGGTGAGCCAATATCAACAAGAAAGTGATATTGAACAACTCGCCCTTAATATTCATCAAGCGGAACTCTACGAGCAAAGTTGTGCCACCGCTGCCCAAGCTGTTGCTCAATCAAAGCATTTAGAGCAAGCTTTGCACGACCTGCAACAAGTCCAATCCCAACTCGTTGAAAAAGAAAAAATGTCCAATTTGGGATGTTTGGTAGCAGGGGTGGCTCACGAAATCAACAACCCTGTTAGCTTTATCTATGGGAACCTAAATTATGCAGTTGACTATGTGCAAAATTTGCTTGATTTAGTGACGCTTTACGAGCAAGAGTGCCCCAATCCTAGCTGCTTGATGCAAGAAAAAATCGCAGAACTCGACATAGATTTTCTCAGAGAAGACTTGCCTAAAGTGATGTCTTCAATGGAAATAGGGGCAAAGCGTATTCATCAGATTGTGCTATCGTTGCGGAATTTTTCTCGCAATGATGAACAGGTTATGCAGCAAGTGAACCTTCACGAAGGGATTGATAATACCCTGCTGATTTTGCAAAACCGACTAAAAGCACATGGCAACCATGCAGAAATTGAAGTGATTAAAGAGTATGCTGATTTACCTTTGGTGGAATGTTACCCAGGGCAAATGAGCCAGGTATTTATGAATTTGCTCGGTAATGCGATTGATGAGCTAGAGCGTTACAGTAGCGAAACCCCAAATAAAGGTTCTATTTCAGGGGTTCGCAGTTCGGATGAATTACTCAACAAACCCAGTCAAATTTTGATTCGCACAGAACTGACCTCTTCCAATACGATTATTGTGCGGATTGCTGATAACGGGCAGGGCATGAATGAAGATGTTAAAGCCCGATTATTTGAGCCATTTTTTACCACCAAGCCTGTCGGTAAAGGTACTGGGCTAGGGTTATCCATTAGCTATCAGATTGTAGTAGAGAAGCACAAAGGTTCGCTTAATTGCGTATCGGTACCTGGACAAGGAACAGAATTTTGTATTGAGATTCCCGTGTGGCACACCCAGGAAGAATCAACGCTTAACAGAAGAAATCAACTTTTGGCAAGTTAA